The following coding sequences lie in one Euhalothece natronophila Z-M001 genomic window:
- a CDS encoding alpha/beta fold hydrolase yields MTLSQLSIETKTWTWHGYPITYQTCGENGTPIVCVHGFGASSGHWRKNLPTLGQSFQCYAIDLIGFGGSAKPKPGNEINYTFETWGQQIVDFCQEVVGSPVVLVANSIGCVAAMQAAVIQPDISLGVINLNISLRLLHERKRDTLPLHRRLGAPLFQKILSYPPLCRLFFQQLAKPKTVRKVLLQAYNHPEAVTDELVEILITPAKDEGAPDVFAAFIGYSQGPLPEDLLPQLSCPVLILWGTKDPWEDIELGKKLGEFETVEKFIPLSDLGHCPQDEAPEVVNPIIEQWINEHEFIH; encoded by the coding sequence ATGACTTTATCTCAACTCTCAATAGAAACAAAAACTTGGACTTGGCACGGTTATCCTATTACTTATCAAACCTGTGGCGAAAATGGAACTCCTATTGTCTGCGTTCACGGCTTTGGTGCATCATCTGGGCATTGGCGCAAAAATTTACCCACTCTCGGACAGTCTTTTCAATGTTATGCTATTGACTTAATTGGCTTTGGTGGTTCAGCCAAACCCAAGCCAGGTAACGAAATTAACTATACCTTTGAAACTTGGGGACAGCAAATTGTTGATTTTTGTCAAGAAGTTGTGGGAAGTCCCGTTGTTCTAGTGGCAAATTCTATCGGCTGTGTCGCCGCGATGCAAGCCGCAGTTATACAACCTGACATTAGTTTAGGAGTCATTAATCTCAATATTTCCCTGAGACTATTACATGAACGAAAGCGCGACACACTACCTTTGCACCGTCGTTTGGGCGCACCCCTGTTCCAAAAGATATTAAGTTATCCTCCCCTTTGTCGTTTATTTTTTCAGCAGCTAGCAAAACCAAAAACCGTTCGTAAAGTCTTATTACAAGCCTATAATCATCCTGAAGCGGTTACTGATGAATTAGTAGAAATTTTAATTACCCCTGCTAAAGATGAAGGAGCGCCTGATGTTTTTGCGGCTTTTATTGGCTATTCTCAAGGGCCACTCCCAGAAGACTTATTACCTCAATTAAGTTGTCCAGTGCTTATTTTATGGGGAACAAAAGACCCTTGGGAAGATATTGAACTTGGGAAGAAATTAGGGGAATTTGAAACAGTCGAAAAGTTTATTCCCCTGTCTGATTTAGGTCACTGTCCGCAAGATGAAGCACCCGAAGTTGTTAACCCCATTATCGAGCAATGGATCAATGAACATGAGTTTATTCATTAG
- the map gene encoding type I methionyl aminopeptidase — protein sequence MNLLTKILSPKTAPRKRHRGIEIKNSQEVELMRESGRIVATVLKEISEIVEPGMTTADLDDYAEKRIREMGATPSFKGYHGFPGSICICVNNEVVHGIPSGKKVIRKGDLLKVDTGAYKAGFHGDSCITIAVGKIKPKAQELMTVAENALYQGINQVKAGTQLLEIAGAIEDYVTSQGYSVVEGFTGHGVGRNLHEAPAVFNVRTNQLPNVKLKAGMVLAIEPIVNAGSKFTRTLRDRWTVVTVDKSLSAQFEHTVLVTTDGYEILTDRDSI from the coding sequence ATGAATTTGTTAACAAAAATCCTATCTCCAAAAACTGCCCCTCGTAAGCGTCATCGTGGTATTGAGATTAAAAATTCTCAAGAAGTTGAATTAATGCGAGAGTCAGGGCGTATTGTTGCAACTGTTTTAAAGGAAATTTCTGAAATTGTTGAACCTGGAATGACCACTGCTGATTTAGATGATTATGCAGAAAAACGGATTCGAGAAATGGGTGCGACTCCTAGTTTTAAGGGCTATCATGGTTTCCCTGGATCAATTTGTATCTGCGTGAATAATGAAGTGGTGCATGGGATTCCTAGTGGGAAAAAGGTGATTCGCAAGGGAGATTTATTGAAAGTCGATACCGGGGCGTATAAAGCAGGATTTCATGGAGATTCCTGTATTACGATCGCGGTGGGAAAGATTAAACCGAAAGCCCAAGAATTAATGACAGTGGCCGAAAATGCCCTTTATCAAGGGATTAATCAAGTAAAAGCGGGAACTCAGTTATTAGAAATTGCTGGGGCGATTGAAGATTATGTGACCAGTCAAGGATATAGTGTAGTAGAAGGCTTTACTGGGCATGGGGTAGGACGCAATTTACATGAAGCCCCTGCGGTGTTTAATGTTCGTACTAATCAACTCCCCAATGTGAAATTAAAGGCGGGAATGGTACTAGCGATTGAACCGATTGTTAATGCGGGATCAAAGTTTACTCGGACGTTGCGCGATCGCTGGACTGTGGTTACAGTTGACAAGTCCTTATCAGCCCAATTTGAGCATACTGTATTAGTTACGACAGATGGCTATGAGATTTTAACCGATCGCGATTCTATTTAA
- a CDS encoding response regulator: MATAKIFIVEDEFIIAKGLARKLENLDYEVVGIASSGNEALEQIEETSPDLVLMDIAIEGDMDGIETATKLHQDFNIPVIYLTAYGDDKTLERAEDSGCYGYILKPFKHKEVHAAIRMALKKHQTLQSL; this comes from the coding sequence ATGGCAACGGCTAAAATTTTTATTGTTGAAGACGAATTTATCATCGCCAAAGGATTAGCTAGGAAATTAGAAAATCTAGATTATGAAGTAGTTGGAATTGCTTCTTCAGGAAACGAAGCCCTAGAACAAATTGAGGAAACGTCTCCAGACTTAGTGTTAATGGATATTGCCATTGAGGGGGACATGGATGGCATTGAAACGGCAACCAAACTCCATCAAGACTTCAATATTCCAGTCATTTATTTAACTGCTTATGGCGACGATAAAACCTTAGAAAGAGCGGAAGATAGTGGTTGCTATGGTTATATTCTTAAGCCCTTTAAGCATAAAGAAGTTCATGCCGCCATTCGCATGGCTTTGAAAAAACATCAAACCTTGCAATCACTGTAA
- a CDS encoding BrnT family toxin, translating into MLEFDWDERKRFINKEKHGIDFYFACRVFWGETLQKKVWKNGEERKIAIGKIGDDVIVVVFVERENTIRLISARPASQDERKFYQQRYPRNRKRDLGN; encoded by the coding sequence ATGCTCGAATTTGACTGGGATGAGAGAAAACGGTTTATCAACAAGGAAAAACATGGGATTGACTTCTATTTTGCCTGTAGGGTGTTTTGGGGGGAAACACTTCAGAAGAAGGTATGGAAAAATGGTGAAGAGAGAAAAATTGCGATTGGTAAGATAGGAGATGATGTTATAGTTGTCGTTTTTGTAGAGCGAGAAAATACCATCAGACTAATTAGTGCTAGACCAGCAAGCCAAGATGAACGTAAATTCTACCAACAACGTTACCCGCGTAACCGCAAAAGAGATTTGGGAAACTGA
- a CDS encoding Uma2 family endonuclease — protein MSRPIAPLQVKWEKLPADYILPDDPVDNIAQPALAAALTESLDLAGYLGETTFTCTNYGICAVVDGKIVVKAPDWAYVAQTWVSPEAIARSYTPKLEGEIPTIVMEFLSEAEGTEYSIKPTYPPGKWFFYEQILQVPYYAIFDIATGNLEVYQLNSSQMYDLQPPNEKGRYWITGLNLYLGVWEGTHRNRQGYWLRWWNEQEELLLWGTELVQRERDRAKTLKAQLRSLGVEPEDN, from the coding sequence ATGAGTCGCCCGATCGCGCCACTACAGGTAAAATGGGAAAAACTCCCCGCAGACTACATTCTCCCCGATGATCCTGTGGATAATATTGCTCAACCTGCCCTTGCTGCCGCCCTTACTGAGAGTCTTGATCTCGCTGGCTATCTCGGGGAAACTACCTTTACTTGCACCAATTATGGCATCTGTGCGGTGGTTGATGGCAAAATTGTCGTAAAAGCCCCTGATTGGGCTTACGTGGCGCAAACTTGGGTGTCTCCTGAAGCAATTGCAAGAAGCTACACCCCAAAGCTAGAAGGTGAGATTCCAACGATTGTGATGGAATTTCTCTCAGAAGCCGAGGGAACAGAATACTCCATTAAGCCCACTTATCCCCCCGGAAAATGGTTTTTCTACGAACAAATTTTACAAGTTCCTTATTACGCAATTTTTGATATTGCAACAGGGAATTTAGAAGTGTATCAGTTAAACTCTTCTCAGATGTATGATCTCCAACCGCCGAACGAAAAAGGACGTTATTGGATTACAGGATTAAACTTGTATTTAGGCGTATGGGAGGGAACACACCGCAATCGTCAAGGCTACTGGTTACGTTGGTGGAATGAACAGGAAGAGTTATTATTATGGGGGACTGAATTAGTCCAAAGAGAGCGCGATCGCGCTAAAACCCTCAAAGCTCAGTTACGCTCTTTAGGGGTTGAACCAGAAGACAATTAA
- a CDS encoding glycoside hydrolase family 13 protein, with the protein MSIQTPNWVKNAVFYQIFPDRFAKADFPKNADYQFQQVEFEPWYDPPTLQGYKGGNLWGVIEKLDYLQELGITALYLTPIFQSACNHRYHTHDYYRVDPMLGGNEAFQALLKAVHQRNMKLVLDGVFNHASRGFFFFNDILENGPYSPWVDWFKIYDWPVSAYNGDLPANYASWVDNRALPQFNHENPDVREYIMRVGEYWLQQGIDGWRLDVPFEIDVPGFWEEFRERVKKVNPEAYIVGEIWGDARRWLDGQQFDGVMNYVFTGPTIAFTARDRVDRELVEQPDYKPYPALNATEYGSHIEELLALYPWEITLTQLNLLASHDTARLLSIAQRDRASVKLATLLLLTFPGAPCIYYGDEVGLPGGLDPDSRRTFPPQEEWDQELLQWHQNLIQLRHSYPALRTGEYNILYAEGLVYVFSRRLAASELIIAINSGTEEAMVKVSKEKLHSQPSRLLQGEANYGWENDGLNLTLPARQGIIIGH; encoded by the coding sequence ATGTCCATTCAAACCCCTAACTGGGTGAAAAATGCGGTATTTTACCAAATTTTCCCAGATCGATTTGCCAAAGCAGATTTCCCAAAAAATGCAGACTATCAATTTCAACAGGTAGAGTTTGAACCCTGGTATGATCCGCCAACGCTACAAGGATATAAAGGGGGAAACTTGTGGGGAGTCATTGAAAAGTTAGATTATTTGCAGGAATTAGGGATAACGGCACTTTACTTAACCCCGATTTTTCAGTCTGCTTGTAATCATCGTTATCACACTCATGATTATTATCGCGTTGATCCGATGTTAGGGGGAAATGAGGCGTTTCAGGCGTTGTTGAAAGCGGTGCATCAACGGAATATGAAACTGGTTTTAGATGGGGTGTTTAATCATGCTAGTCGGGGGTTTTTCTTCTTTAATGACATTTTAGAAAATGGCCCCTATTCCCCGTGGGTGGATTGGTTTAAGATTTATGATTGGCCAGTGTCAGCTTATAATGGCGATTTACCTGCGAATTATGCGAGTTGGGTGGATAATCGCGCGCTCCCTCAGTTTAATCATGAAAATCCTGATGTGCGTGAATACATTATGCGTGTAGGGGAATATTGGTTACAGCAGGGAATTGATGGTTGGCGATTAGATGTTCCCTTTGAGATTGATGTGCCGGGGTTTTGGGAGGAATTTCGGGAACGAGTGAAGAAGGTTAATCCTGAGGCTTATATTGTTGGGGAAATTTGGGGAGATGCCCGACGCTGGTTAGATGGTCAACAGTTTGATGGGGTAATGAATTATGTGTTTACTGGCCCCACGATTGCTTTTACAGCGCGCGATCGCGTTGATAGGGAGTTAGTAGAACAGCCTGATTATAAGCCTTATCCAGCGTTAAATGCAACGGAATATGGTTCACATATAGAGGAGTTACTCGCCCTCTATCCGTGGGAGATCACCTTAACCCAACTTAATCTCCTTGCAAGCCATGATACAGCTCGATTGTTAAGTATTGCCCAGCGCGATCGCGCTAGTGTTAAACTGGCTACTTTATTATTACTCACTTTCCCAGGTGCACCCTGTATTTATTATGGGGATGAAGTGGGTTTACCCGGTGGATTAGATCCCGACTCTCGTCGCACTTTTCCCCCACAAGAGGAGTGGGATCAGGAGTTATTACAATGGCATCAGAATTTAATTCAATTGCGCCACAGTTATCCAGCTTTACGAACAGGAGAGTATAACATTCTCTATGCAGAAGGATTAGTGTATGTCTTTTCCCGTCGTTTAGCCGCCTCAGAACTGATTATTGCCATTAATTCTGGCACAGAAGAAGCCATGGTTAAAGTCTCTAAGGAAAAATTACATAGTCAACCTTCCCGTTTATTACAGGGAGAAGCCAACTATGGGTGGGAAAATGATGGACTGAATTTGACTTTACCTGCGCGTCAGGGAATTATAATTGGTCATTAG